The window GAGGCGGCCGCGACGGCCGCGGCAAGCGCCGTCACGCTGCGCGCCAGCCCCTCGGAATCTGGCACCTGGGGCGGGAGCGGCGGCAAGGCGGCCGAGAGCTCCTCGGACCTGCCGTTCTGGAGGGCGCGGGTGAAGAGGCCGGAGAACGCGGCCCCCGCTCCGGCGCGCGTCTCCCAGCCCGCTCTCATCCGCTCCCGGTAGTCCGGACTCTCCTCGCCCGACCAGCGCAGGATGCTCTCCATCGGGTGCCGCGTCCCGTAGAGCGGGCGCAGCGTGGGCTGCGCGAAGGTCACGAGGCCCGCGCGCGGCTCGAAGTCGCCCCACCGCTCCAGGGCGTGGTGGGCGGCCGCGACCGCGCCGCAGGCCGCCGCGGTGGCGGTCGGTCGGTCGGTGATCGCCACCGACAGCGGGAGGCCGGCGAGCGCCGTCGCGAGAGCCTCGCCCCCCGGGAGCTCGTCCACCGGGTCGAGGTCGAGGACGAACACGGCGCCGGCGGCCGCCGACTCGACGTCCCCGAGGAACGCCGCGAGGTCCCGGTCGAGCCCCCGCCGGACGAGCGACGGCCGGACGACGTCGAGCGTCTTCCCTTCGTTCCCGAGAAGCCGGTTCGTGATCGCCACGGCGAGCTGCTCGGAGAGATCGTCGGAGGCGCTGACGACGAGGGAGCGCCCGCAGCAGGCCACCAGCTCGGCGACCAGCGCGGCAGCCCGTGCCGGCGTGGGTGGGTCCGGGACGGAGCCCAGTGCGGCCGCGACGTCGCCTGCGCCGGTCTTCCGGGCCACTCCGGCCGCAATGAAGAGGGCGAGAGCGCGCCGCTCGGCCGCCGTGGAGCTCCACCTCTCGTCCGCGGCCGCGCCGGTCAGCGAGAGCGAGCCCTCGATCTGCACGAGGCGGGGGGCTCCTCGGCGTCCGCTCTCCCGCCGCCGGGCCGCCCACGCCTGCGTGTGCGCGACGGGCTCCGGGCCGGTGGCCAGCGGATCTCCTCCCAGGGAGACGACGAGGTCGGCCTGAGCGAGGTCCAGCGCCGGAGCGAGCGGGCGGCCGGTCAGGAGCCCGTGGGCCTCGAGCAGCGCCGAGGAGGAGGCCGGGCCCGGGTCGTGCTCGACGAGGGTCCCGCCATACGGGGCGAGGAACCGCGCGACGGTCTCCCGGGCCGTCGGTCCCGACAGCGTGGGTGCGAGGACGAAGACCTTCTTCCCCGCCTCGCGCACCTCCCCGAGCCTCGCGAGAACGTGGGCGTCCAGCTCGGCGAAGGTGACCGGCCTGCCCCCGAGGGTCGGTCCCTGCAGGCGTCCCGCGTCGTACAGGGCGCGCACGTCGGCCTGCCCGATCGCGCAGAGGCCCCCCTTCGAGAGCGGGTGATCGGGGTGCCCCTCGAGCTTCACGGGACGCCCGTCGAGGGCCGACACCATGAGACCGCACGCGGCCGGGCACGCCGTGCAGGTCGAGGCGTAGTGAACCGGGACGCCCGGCGTGATCTCGTCCGGCGGCACGAGGTACGGCAGCGCGTGGCGCACCGGGGAGCGCTGGCAGGCCGTCAGCGTCACCGCCGCGCCGATGCCGAGCCCCCTGAGGAACTCCCGCCGGCTCGCGGGCGGAAGGGGCGGCTCGTCCCGCTCGTCCCTCTCGGGAGACGGGACCTCGGAGAGCGGGCCAAGAGGCTCGATCCACGGGGTCGGGTGCTTCCTTCGTCGGCTCATCGGAACGCCTTCCCCTGATCAGCGCATCCGCCATCTCAGTGATGGCAGACCGCGCAGTCGGTCAACCGGTTGGCCCGGGTCATCGGCGCGGTTCCGGGCGGAAAGGCCTCCTCCCGGGGCACGTTGAGCGCCGCGACCGCCGCCCTCTCGGCGGCTTTCGGCCAGCTGCGACGATGGCAGTCGAGGCACCAGCCCATGGTGAGGGCGCTCTCCTGGGTCACCCGGCCCATCGTCTCCACCGCTCCGTGGCAGGTCTGGCAGGCGACGCCCTTCGTCACGTGGATCGAGTGGTCGAAGAAGACGAAATCCGGAAGGCGGTGGACGCGGACCCACTCGATCGCCCGCCCCTCGGAGAGCGCCTTCTTCACCTTGACCACCTCCGGGTGGTCCTTCTGCACCTGTGCGTGGCAGTTCATGCAGATCGCCGCGGGCGGGATCCCCGCGTTGCGGCCACGCTCGGCCCCGTAGTGGCAGTACTGGCAGGGGATCTTCAGGGCGCCGGCGTGGACCGCGTGGGAGTAGACGACGGGCTGGTTCGGGGAGTAGCCGCGGTTCGTCGGCTCGCACGCGGCGAGGACGAGAACGAGGAGCCCCGCCGCCAGCGCGCGCCGCGCCGCTCGCCCGGGAGCGCTAGGCGGCCGCATGGGCGCTCGTCCTTCCGGAGCGGGAGAGGTGCCTCAGGAGCCCGACGAACGTCGCGCTCCAGGCGACGAGCGCCACGAACAGGAAGACGCGCGGCAGGAAGAGGAGGAAGGGCAGCTCCAGGACCTGAGCCAGCCGGAGCGTGCTCACGCTGTACATGCCGAGCGGGAAGACCGCTCCCCAGTAGAGCGGGTCGTAGGTCATCTCGAACCTCCGGTAGACGTGCCTCCAGACGGCGAGGATCACGAGCATCGGGATCCACCACGTGGCGGTCGCCCAGAACAGCGCGGTGAAGCCGAGTAGGAAGGGCCGCATCTGCCCGAGGAGGGCCGACCGGGGCACGTTGGCGATCAGGGTCGTCCCCGCGAGCGCGGAGATCGCCATCGCTCCCATGTTGACCCAGTAGGGGGGCATCAGGTCGGACGGCGCGAAGCGGAAGAACGTGTACCGGTAGAAGATGAGCGAGATCATCCAGATGTAGAGCATTCCGCCGCAGAGCCAGAAGACGAGGCTGAAGAAGAGGAGGGTGTCGTGCGGCCCGGGGAGGCGGCTCGCCACGAGCCCTCCCAGGTTCGAGATCGACTCCGTGGCCACGACGGCCACGAGCCAGCCGCCGCTGATCCCGTCCGCCAGGGTCGGCTTCACGTCCTTCACGGTGTAGGCGGCGAAGACCCCGTACGTCAGCACGACCCAGAGGACGACCGCCAGGAGGAGCAGCGCGACGGCCCCCGTGAGCTCCTCGCGCACGAGGACGCACTGGACGCCGAGGACGCTCGACCCCGCGACCATCGTGAAGAAGCCCACCCCGCGCTGGTGGTCGACGAGGTCCTCGAGGACGCGTCTCGGATAGCGCGCGACCCGCGCGACCGTGAGTGCCCAGAGGACGACGTAGGTCACGACGTTGACCGCGAGAAGGACGTCCGCCAGGAGGCCGAGGCCCAGCAGCTTGCACGCCACCGACACGATGCCGGTGGCCATCACCATGCCGAAGTAGGCCGGGTGGAGCCGCTCCAGGCTGGTCATGCGTCCCCCGGCTCCCGCCGGCGCAGCCGCTTCGCCAGGCCTTCCATCTCCCGGGCGAGCTGCTCGACCTCTTTCGCGATGGCGGGCTGCTCCATCTCGCGCGAGAACCGCGGGAGGCTGTCGGACATCATCCCCGTCACGACCCGGTGCATCCAAACGAGGCACGTGACCGACAGGCCGAAGAGGAGGATCCAGCAGGTCGTCCAGATGCCCGAGGCCCCCACGAGGGTGCCGAAGACGATCGGGAAGACGAAGCCCCCCAGGCCGCCGATCACCCCCACCAGCCCCCCCACGACGCCGACGTCCGCCGGGAAGTAGGTCGGGATGTACTTGTAGACGGCGGCCATCCCGATCCCCATGAACATCGCGAGCAGGAGAGCCAGCCCGGTGAAGATGTTCCGGTTGGCCTGGAAGTAGACGTGCGTGACGCCGCGGGCCAGGAGCTGCTTCCTGACGACGGCCTCCCCGGGCTTCACCGCCGGCTCGTGCCAGGAGTTCCAGGCCGGCCAGACCATGACGTCGCGGTCGTCGACGGTCCGATCCGGACGCACCGCGAGCGGGTACGTCCTGCCGGCCACGACGATGCCTCGAGGGGTGACCTCGTCCACGCGACCGGCCGACACGGCCATGATCCCCTCGCCGGGCGCGAAGACGTCCATGCGCGGCACGGCGAGCAGGACGCAGCAGGTACAGCAGCCGCCGAGCACCCAGTACATGACCCGCCGGGCCCCGTAGCGGTCCGAGAGCCAGCCGCCGACGGCGCGGAAGAGGCCCGACGGGAGGCTGAAGGCCGCGGCGAGGACGCCGGCCGCCGACACCGAGACCGAATAGGCGTTCACGTAGTAGGGGATCAGCCACTGCGCGAGCGCGACGAACCCGCCGAAGACGAGGAGGTAGTAGAGCCCGAAACGCCACACCCGCATCACCTTCAGCGGCTCGAGCCGCTGGGCGAGGCTCTTCGAGGCCGACGGCAGGCCCTCGCGGGTGTACGTGAAGAGCCAGAAGACGACGGCCGTCACGAGGAGGGCCGCGGCGAAGATCCGGGGGAGCGCCCGCCAGCTCTCCACGTGCGCCCCCTTCCCCGTCAAGGCCTGCAGCACGAACGGAGCCGTCATGCTCGTCAGGGCGGCGCCGACGTTCCCCATCCCGAAGATGCCGAGCGCCGTCCCCTGCTGCTCCTTCGGGAACCACGTGGCCGTGTACGCGACGCCGACCGCGAAGGAGCTCCCCGCGATGCCGAAGCCGAGACCGCCGGCGGCGAAGCTCCAGAAGCCGTTCGCGAAGCTCGTGAGGAACGCGGCCACGGCCGAGACGAGCAGCACGGCCGTGAAGACGACGCGCCCCCCGAAGCGGTCGGTCAGGATTCCGGCGGGGAGCCGCAGGAGGGACCCCGTCAGGACGGGGAGCCCGATCAGCCATCCCATCTCCGCCTTGTCGAAGGCGAAGGCCTTGTTGTCGACGAGGAACGTGACGAGGACGCCGTTCATCATCCAGACGGCGAAGCAGACGGTGAACGCCAGCGTGTTCATCGTCAGAACCGTCCAGGCCTTCGCGCGCCCGCTCATCCGTCTCTCTTCGGCCCCGGCGCTCTCAGCGCTTCGCGGCGCCCCGCGGCCGGTTCCAGACCACGAGCTGGTTCGGGCGCCAGAGGTACGGCACGGGGGCGACCAGGGCGTGGACGAGCCGCGTGAAGCTGAAGACCCCCAGGAGGACCCAGGCGCCCACGACGTGTATCTGCGCCGGGAGCTTCAGGTCGACCATCAGCTGGATCTCGGGCTGGAACCGGACGAGGGACCAGAGGTACGGGACGACGGTCTGCGTGTACCACGCGCTCCCCCACCGCAACGTGATCGCGACCCAGAGACCGGTGCCGATCTCGAACAGGAGGAGGACGTAGACGAGGATGTCGGCCGCCGACGTCACCACCCGCAGGCGGGGCGCCGCCGCGCGCCGCACGATGAGCGCCCCGAGGCCGAAGAGCGTCAGGAGCGCGGCCGCGAGCGCCGTGGACTCGAGGAGGAAGAGCCGGATCGGCACGCCGTTCCAGAGCGTCATCCCTCGAGGGAAGAGGAACCCCACGAGGTGGCCGAAGAAGAGCGTCAGTATCCCGAAATGGAACGGGACCGACCCCCAGAAGAGCTCCTTCGTCTCGAGGAACTGCGACGAGAGGCTGCTGAACGTGAACGGGTCCCGCCGGTACCTCTGGATCGACACCAGCAGGAAGAGGACGACCGAGACGTAAGGGAGCGCGGCGAAGAGCAGGACGTTAAGCAAGGGCGTCAGCCTCCAGGTCGACGTCGTCGACCCTCTCGGGCGGGGGAAGCGGTTCGCCGCCGCCGAGCGGCGCGAGGAAGGAGGGCAGCGCCCGCAGGACGTCGGCCCACGGGCTGTCGGTGTCCTTCAGGGCCTCCGTCATGCGCGTGAGCCCCGGGAGGAGGAGCGCGTCGACGAGCGTCTCCCGGTCCTCATCTGGCGGCAGCGCGGCCAGGAGCCTGAGGACGGCCGGCAGGTAGTCGGACAGCTCGCCGTCGCCGAGCGCCACGCCCGCCTTCCGCATCTCGGCCACGAGCCCCGAGAGGAGGGCGCCCCGCTGGTACGACTCGCCGAAGAGGTGATACCCGAGGTGGAGCGTGCAGACCGGCGACAGGTCGAAGAGCCCCGAGTAGCGCTCCTCGGCCCCGCCCGGCGCCGCCGACGACAGCCAGCCCGACAGCCTCGAGGAGCGCCGCGGACATCTCCGGCGCGACGTCCTCCGCCAGCCCGGCCCCCTCGAGGGCGCCGCGCGCGGACGAGCCGTTCGGGTAGTCGAGCGCGGCCGCGACCTGCCCGAGCGCGCAGGAGACGAGGGCCGGGTCGACCTCGGCGAGCCTCACGAGCCTCTCTCCGGCTTCTTGCGGAAGCCCATCCCCGCGAAGCCTTTCACCGCGAGCGGCTCGTCGAGCATCTCGATCGCCTGCTCGCGGTGCATCGGCGGGATCACGAACCGGTCGTCCGCCGGGGCGATCGACGTCAGGTAGTAGATCGCCTCGGCCTCTTCCACCGTGGTGTCCGCCTCGGCGAGGAGCCTCGTGGCGTCCTCGAGCGTCGACGTCGCCCACGGTCACCGCGCGGCGGTAGGTCCTCACCGCGAGCTGTTTGCGGAGCGCGTACCGCACGACGCCCTCGTTCCCGGCGCCGAAGAGGCTCGCCATGTACTGGAGCGGCAGGCGGTACTTGTCGATCGCGCCGAGGAACCCGACCGTCGTGTCCCGGGGACCCTTCTCGTCCCCCGAGCCGCCGGCGATCGTCGTGTCGTAGCCCTGCTCGCCGTTCGCGGCCATCACGGGGAGGAGCGGCGGGACGTAGAACAGCATGGGGAGCGTCCGGTGCTCGGCGTGAAGCGGCAGCGCCAGTCCCCACTCGACGACCCACTTGTAGACGGGCGACTTCTGAGCCGAGGCGATCACGTCGTCGGTGATGCCGGCCCGCTTCGCGGCCGCGATCACCTCCGGGTCCTTCGGGTCGAGGATCATCTTGCGCTGCGCCGTGACGAGGTCCTTCTCGTCGGCCGCCAGCGTCTCCTCGATCTTCTCGGCGTCGTAGAGGACGATCCCGAAGTAGCGGATCCGCCCGACGCACGAGTGGAAGCACGCGGGCGCCTGCCCGGTCTCGAGGCGCGGGTAGCAGAGGATGCACTTCTCGCTCTTGCCCGTGCCCCAGTTGAAGTAGACCTTCTTGTACGGGCACGCGGTGACGCAGAACCGCCAGGCGCGGCAGCGCTCCTGGCTGAGGAGGACGATCCCGTCCTCGCCCCGCTTGTAGAGCGCGCCCGACGGGCAGGCCGCCACACAGGTCGGGTTGACGCAGTGGTTGCAGATCCTCGGGAGATAGAAGAAGACGAGCTTCTGCAGCTCGAAGAGCACGCTGCGCTCCTCGGCCGAGACGTGGGCCAGGTTCGGGTCGTTCACCGCGTAGACCGGCGAGCCCCCGAGGTCGTCGTCCCAGTTCGGCCCGGCCTCGATCTCCATCTCCTTGCCCGTAATCATCGAGATCGGCCTGGCGATCGGCTGGTCCGCACCCTCCTTCGCGTCGAAGAGGTCCTTGTAGGTGTAGGTGAAGGGCTCGTAATAGTCGTCGATCGTGGGGAGATTCGGGTTGTGGAACACCGTCATGGCGCCCCGCACCTTCCCGACGGCGCGCACCTTCAGCTCGTCCCCGTCCTTCTCCCAGCCCCCCTTGTACTTCTCCTGGTCCTCCCAGGCCGTCGGGTAGCCCGTCCCCGGCTTCGTCTCGACGTTGTTCCACCACATGTACTCGGCGCCCTTGCGGTCCGTCCAGATGTTCTTGCAGGCGATCGAGCAGGTGTGGCAGCCGATGCACTTGTCGAGGTGGAAGACCATCGAGACCTGTGCGCGTACATCCATCGTCCTGCTCCTACAGCTCGACCTTGGACAGCTTCCGGACTCGGACCGAGGTGTCGCGGTTCACACCCGTGGGGCCCCAGTAGTTGAAGTGGTAGGTGAACTGCCCGTAGCCGCCCACCATGAGGACGGGCTTCAGCCGGATGCGCGTCAGGCTGTTGTGCCCCCCCGCCCGGCGTCCGCCGCGCAGCGGCGACTTCGGCACCCCGATCGTCCGCTCGGGCGCGTGGTACTGGATGCAGATGCCGGCCGGAATGCGGGCGGAGACCACCGCCCGCGTGCAGACCACGCCGTGGTCGTTGTGGATCTCGACCCAGTCGTTGTCGACGATCCCGATCTTCTCGGCGTCCCGGTCGCTCACCCAGAGCGGCTCGATGCCGCGCGACAGCGTCAGCATCCGGTGGTTCTCGGAGTAGGTCGAGTGGATGTGCCACTTGCCGTGCGGCGTCAGGTAGTTCAGGAGGAGCCCGTCGTCGATGCTCTCCCTCAGGTCGCCGTACTCGGCCGGGCGCGGCACCGGCTTGTAGACGGGCAGGTTCTCGCCGAAGTCCAGGTACCCCTGGTGGTCGAGGTAGAGGTGCTGCCGTCCGGTGAGCGTCCGCCACGGCAGGAGCTTCTCGACCTGCGTCGTGAAGGCCGAGTAGGCGCGCCCGTTCTCGACGAGCCCGGACCAGCACGGGCTGTTCAGGATGCGGCGCGGCTGCGCCTGCAGCTCCTTGTACGTCGTCCGCGCCGCCCGCGCCCCTTCGGCGAGGTCGACCAGCTTCAGGCCCGTCCTCTTCTCGAGGTACCTGTAGCCGTCCCAGGCGATCTCGCCGTTCGTCTCGGGGGCCAGGTGGAGGATCGCGTCCGCCGCCTGCTCCGCTTCCCGGATCGACGGCAGGACCCGGCCGTCCACCGTCTCGGTGACCCGCGTTTTCACCAGCTCGTCGAACTGGTCGGCCACGTTCAGCTTCACGCCGTGGGCGCCGATGCCGTCCCTCATGGCCGGGCCGAGCGCGACGAAGCGCTGGTGGAGCCTCCGGTAGTCCCGGGTGACGATCTTCATCGGCGACATCGTCCTGCCGGGGACCGGCTCGCACTCCCCCTTCGCCCAGTCCTTCACGTCGAGCTGCGAGATCTCGGCGTTCGTGTCGTGCTGGAGCGAGGTCATCACGAGGTCCTCGACCGGCTCCGGGAAATGCCGGATCGAGAGCTCGGACGTCCGGCCCGCGATGGCGCGGAACATGTCCCAGTCCGAGCGCGACTCCCACGCCGGCGGCACCGCCGCCGAGAGCGGGTGGATGAACGAGTGCATGTCGGTGGAGTTGAGGTCGGCCTTCTCGTACCAGGTCGCGGCCGGCAGGACGATGTCGGAGTAGAGCGCCGAGGTGTCCATCCGGAAGTTGATGTCGACGACGAGGTCGAGCTTCCCCTCGGGCGCGTCGCGCCACGTCACGTCGTCCACCTTCCCCTCGGCCTTCTCGGTGGCGATGAGGTTCGTGTGCGTGCCGAGGTAGTGCTTGAGGAAGTACTCGTGCCCCTTCGCGCTCGCCATCAGCGCGTTGCCGCGCCAGATGAACCAGACGCGCGGCCAGTTCTCCGGGGCGTCCGGGTCCTCGACGGCGAACTTCAGGTCGCCCTTCTTCAGGCGGTCGACGGTGTGCGCGACGACCTCGGCCTCCGTTTTGGCCCCCTGGGCGCGCGCCTTCTTCACCACCTCGATCGAGCTCTCGTTCCACTGCGGAAAGAACGGGAGCCAGCCGTTCTTCACGGCCTTCACCTGGAGGTCGGCGGTGTGGCCCTTGGCGATGGTGGTCGGGGACGGCTCGTCGGGGACCGGCTGGTACTCGGTGAACTCCGCCTCGTAGCGCCACTGGTCGCAGTGCATGTAGTGCCACGAGGGTGCGTTCTGAAGGCGGGGCGGGCTCGCCCAGTCCCGCGCGAAGGCGATGTAGGACCACGGCGCGACCGGCGCCAGCTTCTCCTGCCCCACGTAGTGGTTCAGGCCGCCGCCGTTCTTTCCGACGCAGCCGGTCAGGATCAGCGCCACGATACCCGCCCGGTACATCAGGTTGTTGTGGTACCAGTGGTTGATCCCGGCCCCGATGATGATCGAGCACTTCCCGCCCGTTCGCTCCGCCGTGCTCGCCCACTCGCGCGCGAAGCTGACGACGGTCTTCCGGTCGATCCCGGTCAGCTTCTCCTGCCAGGCGGGCGTGTACGTGAGGTCGGCGTCGTCGTAGTCCCGGGGGTATTCGCCCGCCAGCCCGCGGCTGACCCCGTACCGGGCCATCAGGAGGTCGAAGATCGTCGCGACCCGGACCTTCTTTCCGTCCTTCGTCGCGAGCGTGACGGACGGGACGCCGCGAAGGACGACGTTCTCGGACTCGTACTGCTCGAACTCGACCTGGAGGACCTCGCCTTTCCGGTCGAGGAGCGAGAGCGCCGGGTCGATCGGCTCACCCGTCCTGGCGTCCTCCAGCTTCAGGTTCCACTTCCCGTCGGCCTCGCCCCAGCGGTGCCCGACCGCTCCGCCCGGCATCTTCGGAAGGCCGGTCTTCGTGTCGAGGACGAGGAACTTCCACTCCCCGTTCTCCTCGGCGGAGTACTCCGCGACCTGGCCGGCGTGGACGAGCCGCCCCGCCCGGTAGCCCCGGGCCGTCGGCGTCAGCTCCACGAGGAACGGACAGTCGCTGTACTGCTTCAGGTACGACTGGAACGCCGGGGTCGGGCGGTCGGCGTGGAACTCCTTCAGGATGACGTGGCTCACGGCCATCCAGAACGCGCCGTCCTGCCCCGCGTGGAGCGGGATCCACTGGTCGGCGTACTTGGAGACCTGCGAGAAGTCGGGCGACAGGACCACGAGCTTCGTCCCGTTGTGGCGCGCCTCGGGGAGGAAATGGCAGTCCGGGGTCCGCGTCATGTTCGGGTTGGACCCCATGACGGCGATCATCTTGGAGTTGAACCAGTCCGCGCTCTCGGCCACGTCGGTCTGCTCGCCCCAGATCTCGGGCGAGGCCGGGGGCAGGTCGCAGTACCAGTCGTAGAAGGAGAGGTTCACGCCGCCGAAGAGCTGGAGGAAGCGGGACCCCGCCGCGTAGGAGAGCTGGGACATCGCGGGGATCGGGGAGAAGCCGACGACGCGGTCGGGACCGTACTTCTTCGCGGTGTAGACGTTCGCCGCCGCGATGATCTCCATGCACTCGTCGAGCCCGGCGCGCCGGAAGCCCCCCTTGCCGCGCGCCCGCTGGTAGCGGCTCCGCTTTTCCGGGTCGGACTGGAGGGATGCCCACGCGTCGACCGGATCCTGGTGCTTCTTCTTCGCCTCGGCCCAGAGGTCGAGGAGCGCGCCGCGGACGTAGGGGTACTTCACCCGGATGGGCGAGTAGAGGTACCAGGAGTAGGAGATCCCGCGCTGGCAGCCCCGCGGCTCGTACGGAGGGAGCGAGCGGTCGAGGAGGGGATAGTCGAGGGCCTGCATCTCCCAGGTGACGATCCCTTCCTTGACGTAGATGTTCCACGAGCAGCCGCCCGTGCAGTTCACCCCGTGCGTGGAGCGCACGACCTTGTCGTGCTGCCAGCGGTTCCGGTAGAACTCCTCCCAGGAACGGGTCTTCGGGCTGACGAGGTCCTTGATCCACTTCACGAGAGATGCTCCTTCCCGTTCTCGCGACGCCGCGTGAGGGGCTGCCGCACGCCGCGGAGCCGGCGTCCCCAGGCGACGTTCAGGGCGACGAGGACGGCGAGCGACCCGATACCGCCCGCCAGGGACACGCTCCACGAGTCGTCCCGGGCCGGCTCCCCGCCCAGGTTCGCCTCGTAGAGGAACGCCCGGAGCGCGAAGGCCTCGCTCGCCTCGAGCGGATGGACCGCGTAGACCTTGTTCATGAGCGGGAACGCGGGGCTCTTGAGGGCGGTGTCGAGACCCTCGTCTCCCAGGCGCGCGAAGACGTTCGTGAGGTCCTTCGCGAGGCGTCCCCCGCCGAGAAGGCCCTTCGACCCCCTCACCGTGTGACACGAGACGCACGGAGCGCCCCCGGCCTTCATCGGGGCGAGCCCCAGGAAGAGCTCGCGGCCGACCGCCCTGTCGCGCGGCGTGGCGGTCGTCGCGGCGACGAACCGGCCCGCGAGGTTGCACGGCTCCGTCGAGCAGCGGATCACGAGGTCCACGAGCATCCGGGACTCCGCGTCGGAGAGGCCGAGGTCGGGCATCCTGACGCCCTTGAACTCGGCGAGCAGGTTCCGCGCGTCGGGGTCGCTGTCGAGGAGGGCGCTCGGCGTCTTCACGAAGAGCTCGAGCCAGGCCCGGCTCCGCCGCTTGGCGACGTCCTTCAGGTCGGGCCCGACGCGGACCCCCTTGCCCACGGTGTGGCACGAGCCGCACTTCCTGGCGAAGAGGTCCTCGGCCGGAGACTGCTCCTGCGCCTGAGGTGGTGCCGCGGGCGCCGCAGCCGTCGCGGTGGTCGCGGCGGGGACGGTCGACGGCGCGGCGGGCGCCGCAGCCGAGGTCGGGGCCTGGGCCGACAGGGGGGCGGAGAGGAGAAGAGGGGGCAGGATCCAGAGGAGAGCTGGTCGCACTCGTTTCCCTTCCTCGTGAGCCGGCTTGAGCGCCGCGTCGACGTCGAAGGAAGGGCAAGGGGCGTACCACCGCGGAAACCAGCTCGGAACGGCACCGGCCGTCTCCGGGCCTCTCACTTCTGAGAGAAAGCCGGTTCCCGGCTCGTCAGGATTGAGAGCCGCGCCTCCGGCTCAGGAGCGGTTCCGGCCCGTCTCGCCCCCCTTGAGCCCGAACCGCTCGAGCCGGCGGTAGAGCGTCGCCGGCGAGATGCCGAGGTCCTCGGCGGCCTTCTCGCGGTTCCCTCCCGACAGGCGCAGCGCCATCGCGATGTAGCCCCGCTCGAACCGATCGATCGCCTGCGTCAGGTCGAGGTCCGGCCCCCCGGCGCTCCGGACGTCGGACGGAATCTGCTCGACGTCGATTCGGCCGTCGTCGGCGAGGATCAGGGCGCGGTCGAGCACGTTCGCGAGCTCGCGCACGTTCCCCCGCCAGAGGTACTGGCAAAGCGCCCGCATCGCGCCGGCCGTCACGATCGGGACGGGGATGCCGCTCCGTTGCGCGTTGCGCTGGAGCAGCCGCTGAACGAGTCCCGGCACGTCCTCGCGCCTTTCCCGGAGCGGCGGGACGTGAATCTCGAGCACGGCGAGGCGGTAGTAGAGGTCTTCCCGGAACTCGTGCGTCTCGACGAGGTCCGCGAGGCGGCGATGGGTCGCGACGATGAGGCGGGCTTCGAACGGCGCGGTGCGGTCGCTCCCGAGCGGCTGCACTTCCCGCGCCTCGAGCGCGCGCAGGAGCTTGGCCTGCGCCGCCAGGGACAGCTCGCCGATCTCGTCGAGGAAGACCGTTCCGCGTCCCGCGGCCCGCAGGAGCCCCTCCCGCCGGCGTTCGGCCCCGGTGAAAGCTCCGCGCTCGTGCCCGAAGAGCTCGCTCTCGACCAGCGTGTCCGGCAGAGCCGCGAGATTGACGGCGAGGAACGGCTCGTCGCGCCCGGCGCCGAGCTGGTGGATCGACCGCGAGACGACCTCCTTGCCGGTACCGGTCTCCCCGCTCACGAGGACCGTCGCCCGCGAGCCGGCGGCGCGGCGGACCCAGCCCAGGACCTCCTGCATCGCGGCCGACACGGCGACGATCTCGGTCTCCGAGTCCCGCTCGTTCAGCATCCGGCGCAGGCGCCCGTTCTCCCGCACGAGCTCTCCGTGGGCCAGGAGGTTCGCCACCTTGCGCGCCACCTCCTCGAGGATGAGCGGCTTCAGGAGGTAGTCGTGCGCGCCGAGCCGGAGCGCCTCGACGGCCGACTCGACGGACGCGAAGGCCGTCGTCAGCAGGACGCCCATCTCCTCGTCCAGCTCCCGGGCCCGCCGGACCACGGTGAGCCCGTCCACGCCGGGAAGACGAAGGTCGGTGACGAGGAGGCCGAAGCTCTCGACCGCCAGGCGCTCGAGGGCCTCCTCCCCCGTCGCGACCCCGACGACGTGATGCCCCCGGCGCGAGAGGTACTGCACGAGGGCGTCGCGCTGGGCCCGCTCGTCCTCCACGATCAGGAGGCGTCCCGTGGGCTCGTTCACGCGGCTCGTCCGGTGTCGGCCGTGGCCCGCTCCACGACTGCCGCGGGCAGCGACACGACGGCCGTGGTGCCGTGCCCCA is drawn from Holophagales bacterium and contains these coding sequences:
- a CDS encoding 4Fe-4S dicluster domain-containing protein gives rise to the protein MSRRRKHPTPWIEPLGPLSEVPSPERDERDEPPLPPASRREFLRGLGIGAAVTLTACQRSPVRHALPYLVPPDEITPGVPVHYASTCTACPAACGLMVSALDGRPVKLEGHPDHPLSKGGLCAIGQADVRALYDAGRLQGPTLGGRPVTFAELDAHVLARLGEVREAGKKVFVLAPTLSGPTARETVARFLAPYGGTLVEHDPGPASSSALLEAHGLLTGRPLAPALDLAQADLVVSLGGDPLATGPEPVAHTQAWAARRRESGRRGAPRLVQIEGSLSLTGAAADERWSSTAAERRALALFIAAGVARKTGAGDVAAALGSVPDPPTPARAAALVAELVACCGRSLVVSASDDLSEQLAVAITNRLLGNEGKTLDVVRPSLVRRGLDRDLAAFLGDVESAAAGAVFVLDLDPVDELPGGEALATALAGLPLSVAITDRPTATAAACGAVAAAHHALERWGDFEPRAGLVTFAQPTLRPLYGTRHPMESILRWSGEESPDYRERMRAGWETRAGAGAAFSGLFTRALQNGRSEELSAALPPLPPQVPDSEGLARSVTALAAAVAAASAVATKTEVPALEVELVAQVGLGAGRSAHVPWLRELPDPLTRVSWTGCVRLAPSRAEALGVADGDHVRVEVAGRSVTLPARILPGQDPRVLGVPVGFGRKDGDGGVAGRNGYRLARLEGRLRTQGLAATATKAAGHEDLPLMQPHGTTEGRPIVYQLSRFDEAIESDEHHKAESLWPGRPPTVPKWEMVIDLDACTGCSGCVVACQAENNLPVVGPDEMRRHRDMYWLRIDRYFVGDAESPDVLFEPMLCSQCENAPCETVCPVAATVHSEDGLNQQVYNRCVGTRYCANNCPYKVRRFNWFDYPAAAPVEKLVLNPNVVVRSRGVMEKCTFCVQRIQATRIAARRDGHEDWRGLGGKTACQESCPAKAITFGDATDPRGEVAAMKKSPRAFQVLAELGVRPAVTYLAKVRTKEGAAAGKETA
- a CDS encoding cytochrome c3 family protein — encoded protein: MRPPSAPGRAARRALAAGLLVLVLAACEPTNRGYSPNQPVVYSHAVHAGALKIPCQYCHYGAERGRNAGIPPAAICMNCHAQVQKDHPEVVKVKKALSEGRAIEWVRVHRLPDFVFFDHSIHVTKGVACQTCHGAVETMGRVTQESALTMGWCLDCHRRSWPKAAERAAVAALNVPREEAFPPGTAPMTRANRLTDCAVCHH
- a CDS encoding tellurite resistance/C4-dicarboxylate transporter family protein, encoding MTSLERLHPAYFGMVMATGIVSVACKLLGLGLLADVLLAVNVVTYVVLWALTVARVARYPRRVLEDLVDHQRGVGFFTMVAGSSVLGVQCVLVREELTGAVALLLLAVVLWVVLTYGVFAAYTVKDVKPTLADGISGGWLVAVVATESISNLGGLVASRLPGPHDTLLFFSLVFWLCGGMLYIWMISLIFYRYTFFRFAPSDLMPPYWVNMGAMAISALAGTTLIANVPRSALLGQMRPFLLGFTALFWATATWWIPMLVILAVWRHVYRRFEMTYDPLYWGAVFPLGMYSVSTLRLAQVLELPFLLFLPRVFLFVALVAWSATFVGLLRHLSRSGRTSAHAAA